One genomic segment of Alkalimarinus alittae includes these proteins:
- the rpoC gene encoding DNA-directed RNA polymerase subunit beta' — MKDLLNLLKNQNHNKEFDSIRIGLASPEMIRSWSYGEVKKPETINYRTFKPERDGLFCAKIFGPIKDYECLCGKYKRLKHRGVICEKCGVEVALASVRRDRMGHIELASPVAHIWFLKSLPSRIGMLLDMTLRDIERVLYFESFIVIDPGMTTLESGQLLTDEQYYEALEEFGDEFDAKMGAEAIQALLKEIDLEGEVSELREEIPLTSSETKIKKLSKRLKLLEAFYNSGNNPEWMVLKVLPVLPPDLRPLVPLDGGRFATSDLNDLYRRVINRNNRLKRLLELSAPDIIVRNEKRMLQEAVDALLDNGRRGRAITGSNKRPLKSLADMIKGKQGRFRQNLLGKRVDYSGRSVIVVGPSLRLHQCGLPKKMALELFKPFIFSKLEHRGLATTIKAAKKMVERETAEVWDILAEVIREHPVMLNRAPTLHRLGIQAFEPVLIEGKAIQLHPLVCAAYNADFDGDQMAVHVPLTIEAQLEARALMMSTNNILSPANGEPIIVPSQDVVLGLYYMTREKINVKGEGMVFSDIKEAHRAYSGNQVHLQAKVKIRVEEIEFDDEGNKTVATAIVDTTVGRALLFDILPDGLPYSLVNQNMTKKAISKLINTSYRKCGLKDSVIFADQLMYLGFRQATLSGASIGVNDFVIPDEKETIINASTTEVKEIESQFASGLLTQGEKYNKVIDIWSRANDKVAKAMMDTLGKETVIDREGKEVEQDSFNSVYMMADSGARGSAAQIRQLAGMRGLMAKPDGSIIETPITANFREGLNVLQYFISTHGARKGLADTALKTANSGYLTRRLVDVAQDLVVTEQDCGTEEGLLMTPMIEGGDVVVPLGDRVLGRVTARDVFAPGDKENAVLPIGTFLDEAMISKIEEAGVDEIWVRSAITCETKYGVCSACYGRDLARGHIVNAGEAVGVIAAQSIGEPGTQLTMRTFHIGGAASRSSAVDNIQVKHGGKVRLHNMKSIERKDGNLIVASRSSALAVADDHGREREWYKLPYGALITAKDGDQVDAGAIVAKWDPHTHPIITEMEGVVKFIGMEEGITINTQTDELTGLSSVQVIDPKNRPAAGKDIRPMVQLVDTEGNELKLPINDAPAQYFLPANALLSLRDGGAVEKGDVIARIPQESSKTRDITGGLPRVADLFEARKPKEPSILAEISGVVSFGKETKGKKRLVITPVDGSDPYEVLIHKHRQMNVFEGEQVEKGEVVSDGPSNPHDILRLLGVVELTRYITNEIQDVYRLQGVVINDKHIEVIVRQMLRKVDIHDSGDTELIKGDQVEYVKLLEENEKALANDKMPATSERMLLGITKASLATESFISAASFQETTRVLTEGAVTGKRDYLRGLKENVVVGRLIPAGTGLTYHSERKKRKTAKVDDIGVSAADVVEALSAELNK; from the coding sequence GGTTTTTGAAGTCACTGCCATCTCGAATTGGCATGTTGCTTGATATGACATTGAGAGATATCGAGCGTGTACTTTATTTTGAGTCATTTATAGTTATTGACCCGGGCATGACTACGTTAGAGTCTGGTCAGCTATTGACTGATGAGCAGTACTACGAAGCATTAGAGGAGTTTGGGGATGAGTTCGATGCCAAAATGGGTGCCGAAGCTATCCAGGCTCTATTAAAAGAAATCGATTTAGAAGGTGAGGTCTCTGAATTAAGAGAAGAAATCCCATTAACTAGCTCAGAAACTAAAATTAAGAAGCTTTCTAAGCGTCTTAAGCTACTTGAAGCATTTTATAACTCTGGAAATAACCCAGAGTGGATGGTTCTAAAAGTACTGCCTGTGCTGCCGCCAGATCTAAGGCCGCTTGTGCCACTAGACGGTGGGCGTTTTGCAACGTCAGATTTGAACGATCTTTATCGTCGAGTGATTAACCGAAATAATCGTTTGAAGCGTCTTCTAGAACTAAGTGCTCCAGATATCATAGTGCGTAACGAAAAACGTATGCTTCAAGAAGCAGTCGATGCGTTGTTAGACAATGGTCGCCGTGGTCGTGCAATCACAGGTTCAAATAAGCGTCCATTGAAGTCTTTGGCAGATATGATCAAGGGTAAGCAAGGTCGCTTCCGTCAGAACCTTCTTGGTAAGCGGGTTGATTACTCTGGTCGTTCTGTAATCGTTGTTGGTCCGAGCTTAAGGTTGCACCAGTGTGGTCTACCTAAAAAGATGGCTCTAGAGCTATTTAAGCCATTTATTTTTAGTAAACTAGAGCATCGTGGCCTAGCTACAACCATTAAAGCAGCTAAAAAGATGGTTGAAAGAGAGACAGCTGAAGTATGGGATATTCTTGCTGAGGTAATCCGCGAACATCCTGTGATGCTTAACCGAGCACCTACACTTCACCGCCTTGGTATTCAGGCATTTGAGCCTGTATTGATTGAAGGTAAAGCGATCCAGTTGCATCCACTTGTTTGTGCTGCTTACAACGCCGATTTTGATGGTGACCAGATGGCGGTACACGTACCGCTAACAATCGAAGCACAATTAGAAGCACGTGCACTGATGATGTCTACCAATAATATTCTTTCGCCTGCAAATGGCGAGCCTATTATTGTGCCTTCTCAAGATGTTGTCTTGGGTCTTTATTACATGACTCGTGAAAAGATAAATGTTAAAGGCGAAGGTATGGTGTTCTCTGATATTAAAGAGGCGCACCGAGCATACAGTGGCAATCAAGTTCATCTTCAAGCGAAAGTTAAAATTCGTGTTGAAGAGATTGAGTTTGATGATGAAGGTAATAAAACAGTTGCGACCGCTATAGTTGATACAACAGTTGGTCGAGCTTTACTGTTTGATATTTTACCTGATGGCCTTCCATACTCGTTGGTCAACCAAAACATGACTAAGAAAGCGATTTCGAAGCTTATCAATACGTCATACCGTAAGTGTGGCCTAAAAGATTCAGTCATATTTGCTGATCAGTTAATGTATCTTGGTTTTAGGCAGGCCACATTGTCTGGTGCTTCCATTGGCGTTAACGATTTTGTTATTCCTGATGAGAAAGAAACTATCATCAATGCCTCGACCACTGAAGTAAAAGAAATTGAATCGCAGTTTGCGTCAGGTCTTTTAACGCAGGGCGAGAAATACAACAAAGTTATTGATATTTGGTCTCGTGCTAACGACAAAGTCGCTAAGGCAATGATGGACACTCTTGGTAAAGAGACAGTCATTGATAGAGAGGGTAAAGAAGTTGAACAGGACTCATTTAACTCTGTTTATATGATGGCAGATTCGGGCGCAAGGGGTTCAGCAGCTCAGATTCGCCAGTTGGCGGGTATGCGTGGTCTGATGGCAAAACCGGATGGCTCGATCATTGAGACGCCGATTACAGCTAACTTTAGAGAAGGTTTGAACGTACTACAGTACTTTATCTCTACTCACGGTGCTCGTAAGGGACTTGCGGATACAGCACTTAAGACCGCTAACTCGGGTTACTTGACTCGTAGGCTTGTTGATGTTGCACAAGATCTTGTTGTTACTGAGCAGGATTGCGGCACAGAAGAAGGCTTGTTAATGACGCCTATGATTGAAGGGGGGGATGTAGTTGTACCTCTTGGTGATCGTGTATTAGGTCGAGTAACAGCCAGAGATGTATTTGCACCTGGCGATAAAGAGAATGCCGTTTTGCCTATTGGAACATTCCTAGACGAAGCGATGATTTCTAAAATTGAGGAAGCCGGTGTTGATGAGATCTGGGTTCGTTCAGCAATTACATGCGAAACCAAATACGGTGTTTGTTCAGCTTGTTATGGGCGTGATCTAGCTCGTGGTCATATCGTTAACGCGGGTGAGGCTGTTGGTGTTATTGCTGCACAGTCAATCGGTGAGCCAGGTACACAGCTTACGATGCGTACGTTCCACATCGGTGGTGCTGCATCCCGATCTTCAGCTGTAGACAACATACAAGTTAAGCACGGTGGTAAGGTTAGACTTCACAATATGAAGTCAATAGAGCGCAAAGATGGAAACCTAATTGTTGCATCGCGATCTTCTGCCTTGGCAGTGGCTGATGATCATGGCCGTGAAAGGGAGTGGTATAAACTTCCTTACGGTGCGTTAATTACAGCAAAAGACGGTGATCAGGTTGACGCAGGTGCGATAGTAGCTAAGTGGGATCCACACACACACCCAATCATTACTGAAATGGAAGGTGTTGTTAAGTTTATTGGTATGGAAGAGGGTATTACAATTAATACCCAGACTGATGAATTGACAGGCCTTTCAAGTGTTCAGGTTATTGATCCAAAGAATAGACCGGCTGCAGGTAAAGATATTAGACCTATGGTTCAGTTGGTTGATACTGAAGGCAATGAGCTTAAGCTACCAATCAATGATGCGCCTGCTCAATATTTTCTACCGGCTAACGCACTTTTAAGTTTACGAGATGGTGGCGCAGTAGAGAAAGGTGATGTAATTGCACGTATCCCTCAAGAGTCTTCTAAGACTCGAGATATTACGGGTGGTCTACCTAGGGTTGCCGATCTATTTGAAGCGCGTAAGCCAAAAGAACCATCGATCTTAGCTGAGATAAGCGGTGTTGTAAGTTTCGGTAAGGAGACTAAGGGTAAGAAGCGTCTGGTTATTACACCTGTTGATGGCTCTGATCCGTATGAGGTTCTGATTCATAAGCATCGCCAAATGAACGTGTTTGAAGGTGAGCAAGTAGAAAAAGGTGAAGTGGTATCTGATGGGCCATCTAACCCACACGATATCTTGCGTCTTTTAGGTGTTGTTGAGTTGACTCGGTACATCACGAATGAAATTCAAGACGTATATCGATTGCAGGGTGTTGTCATTAACGATAAACATATTGAAGTTATCGTTCGCCAGATGCTGCGTAAGGTTGATATACATGACTCTGGTGATACTGAGCTCATCAAAGGAGATCAGGTCGAATACGTTAAATTGCTAGAAGAGAATGAGAAGGCATTAGCTAATGATAAGATGCCTGCTACCTCAGAGCGTATGTTGCTAGGTATTACAAAGGCTTCTCTTGCTACAGAATCATTCATTTCTGCGGCCTCTTTCCAAGAAACAACTCGAGTTCTTACAGAGGGAGCTGTAACAGGTAAGCGTGATTACTTGCGCGGCCTGAAAGAAAACGTTGTAGTGGGTCGTTTGATTCCTGCAGGTACTGGTTTGACTTATCACTCAGAGCGTAAAAAGCGTAAAACTGCGAAAGTTGATGATATTGGTGTAAGTGCTGCTGATGTCGTAGAAGCGTTGAGTGCAGAGTTAAATAAGTAG